One window of Papaver somniferum cultivar HN1 chromosome 9, ASM357369v1, whole genome shotgun sequence genomic DNA carries:
- the LOC113313005 gene encoding uncharacterized protein LOC113313005, translating into MEDDTQGCDSIQELALKKMLTRKEHNSCIDESLKELSRFQGDSKVNISGAISLNFFFKSHKIGRLFTHLSQSGLSGLAAPRRERLNGSFFFIQSVPKENGQALGHGTDTHQTRWEADEQKHQSSPKTKHVKDKEPIIEKDKKTCEETTNDVKTLATDINEKPVGSIRLAGGLSRRQKSTKRVSFSPINFESSAYGTTTADYKSKEILEDGKLEIDKPKGEISENQRDASDSSQDPSLEQNEGTAVSLSSHSVPGPTSCHAESSSSTALVVDINPVTTDAPSQPVLLSIGEFDGAPEESDRSNEDGLESEAEKNGNKSASKWTEDDEKNLMDLGESEIERNQRLESLMARRRARKKMLRMVAEKNLVDLDHNDPPIQIAPLSVIKSNPFDHSTENEIPGLPPIPGSAPSVLIPRANPFDLPYDPQEERPNLTGDSFHEEFMNVIQKDIFCRHESFCYGSTSYLGGLKQDKSDNNIRSYSVIEDMGSPEQRPMGAPSDSTSSLGTEVELRSLVPDQEDEMKPIEEQSAQECELMPPIDQSANFVEGTTQSPEADVVEIHPEERSEAYMKPDIVEEKYIGLSSSSSSSSSEFSKNEIQSQAIELNRDDSALNDYDPKSGMTVKVKDNSQPYESVYDSSPSAIEKRTIEESLFCEDKGVVLTSVLSIASDMQVEVSEANSPSASSERNTAFTDEELLNYNENVRSCNSSVGEDLWAASPDLHTVDEIESKSNGVTEISDLAVINAGLFGACTTDANTGIPIEQQPVLNPVNSNPPPCPSETESNIEGLVSQASSSSTEPEVVARVPQVDWKENVAPIASSSSARQLPHESLIVQPSRDGDHHNEAQEPPISSSKEHSFTDPLAVDSKTNSALLEEPSMQGSVNQSPSSNAVKELHSQVYKLNLEETADTTAATSSLAQPSLENLTNQTSVDGNHLDEKQEVSFKSTDVQEVSFKSTEDENTIKNVKDPPAVESYPTSSLMCEPLTDNQNSLSSTEPEMHNHVEQLVLEENVEPNPSSSSLSQVPPEEFVYQPPINNEHHEEAKEPSTKPMEEGDISKDVNDSISTDFKSTSSVGEPIKEEMMNESSSSAVEAEIMSNQVHLLNLEENVDPEASSSSVSQLPSEKSVVHPSMNNDHHEETMESPIISTKEGDIIKDVNDSVSTDSKSTSSVDEPIKEGVMNENSSSAIEPEIMSYQVHSLKLEENVDPGASSSSVEQLPSEKSVHPSMNNDHHEETQQPSIISTEEGNLSKRYQHGMHPVTTDSHSTSSVMNEPIKEGLMNRDPSSSAEKDMHNQDLQLNLVESGEQTVSGSSLTHFPVENSMVQTSVDSDHPEAAQESSMQSPEEDNIINDVKDRIIVEEEKSKSVKDAEGDNQELIERQVDLPETAVTPLIKEQAFEANQNFEQKVAELAPKSELDSSGVIFTDDHLNEEETRKTTDSGTIQEKDVEADRYPEKDTSTRLHDEQLTVTLTPETKVESVMVSFSADHLNHGGRNKTMETATTQKQDVDGNLDQEHEMSKLLHNDQKVGQASEEKIQEESSTVGSANYHADQGSHMMTSEGATVQSQDFGGHVNLENKSSNHLHDVKEVLQLQPEIAVESGRVSSSVVHTNDQESKKITDNVATQEQGTDANCDQESHETMEHGAQQSQDSEADQGKEKESTGHLHNEDVQLKPNTTRESGAVSSADHSNEHTSYEKTESGTQSKQPFVANPDLEKETSEDSHNGQQAGCLKPETKLESSNLNLDHGSSKLLEAMESDFNQNTESAYNENHQHLVKEIASDDLENEVATHQPQKPGSTTSANIVDHHDTYGHEDSNQKSNAESGSVEKKLAFGGNLPLKNIIFKNLIEEEVWLTPKTTLEAITPRAPITPKAAELELHYHRNHSNDHGASCNIPEMMENRTREETHEPSKPLQVTEVVTVESVDHGSENQDFDEKDTSKPRRNEHDIHHPQQVTADKIKFESGEHAMSSVMETGPAKKELRFEPNNLRNMIYKNLQQEEEVWLTPRTEADHYHNYQHDNESSNVQTNTSTPTMRKTESDSAEAEKKVDFDEGNHHPQENEASDSKTLDCHENVVDESSNVQTSASTPTMRKTEGDSEAAEKKVDFDEGNHNSQENEASDSKTLDDHEDVVDESSNVQTSISTPAMRKTGGDSEAAEKKVDFDEGNHHPQENETVDSKTLDYHEYVVDESSNVETSTSTPTMRKTEGDSEAAEKKVDFDEGNHHPHENETIDAKTLDYHENVVDESSNVETSTSTPTMRKTEGDSEAAEKKVDFDEGNHHPQENETIDSKTLDYHENVVDESSNVETSTSTPTMRKTEGDSEAAEKKVDFDEGNHHPQENETIDSKTLDCHENVVDESSNVQTSTSTLAMRKNEGDPAAAEKKVDFVEGNHHPQEYETSNSKTLDYHENHENIVDDKNANSTTSTIVKKSMDE; encoded by the exons ATGGAGGATGACACTCAAGGATGTGATTCGATTCAAGAACTTGCTTTAAAGAAGATGCTTACAAGGAAAGAGCACAACTCCTGTATTGATGAATCTCTCAAAGAGTTAAGTCGTTTTCAGGGTGATTCCAAGGTCAA TATCAGTGGCGCAATAAGTCTGAATTTCTTTTTCAAGTCTCACAAGATCGGTCGATTATTTACTCATCTAAGTCAGTCAG GACTGAGTGGACTTGCAGCGCCTAGACGAGAAAGATTGAATGGGTCTTTCTTCTTCATCCAGTCAGTACCAAAAGAAAATGGACAAG CTTTAGGGCACGGTACAGATACTCATCAAACACGTTGGGAAGCTGATGAGCAAAAACATCAATCTTCACCTAAAACTAAACATGTCAAAGATAAAGAACCCATTATTGAGAAAGATAAGAAAACATGTGAGGAAACCACCAATGACGTGAAGACCTTGGCAACAGATATTAATGAGAAGCCAGTTGGAAGTATAAGATTGGCTGGAGGTCTAAGCAGAAGGCAGAAGAGTACGAAAAGGGTTTCCTTTTCGCCAATCAATTTTGAAAGTTCGGCTTATGGTACAACTACAGCTGattataaatcaaaagaaattcttGAAGATGGCAAATTGGAGATCGATAAGCCAAAAGGTGAAATTTCTGAAAACCAAAGAGATGCATCAGACTCTTCTCAGGATCCATCTTTGGAACAGAACGAAGGCACTGCTGTATCTTTGAGTTCTCATTCAGTGCCTGGTCCTACTTCTTGTCACGCAGAAAGCTCTTCATCAACTGCTTTAGTGGTGGATATCAACCCTGTAACGACTGATGCACCATCTCAACCTGTTCTTTTATCAATCGGTGAATTTGATGGTGCACCAGAAGAATCAGATAGATCAAATGAGGATGGTTTAGAGTCAGAAGCAGAAAAGAACGGAAATAAATCCGCCAGTAAATGGACGGAAGATGATGAGAAGAATCTTATGGATCTTGGGGAATCTGAAATAGAGAGGAACCAGAGATTGGAGAGTTTAATGGCTAGGAGAAGAGCAAGGAAAAAAATGTTGAGAATGGTGGCTGAAAAGAATTTGGTTGACTTAGACCATAATGACCCTCCAATTCAAATTGCGCCATTATCAGTTATTAAAAGCAATCCGTTTGATCATTCGACAGAAAATGAAATTCCAGGTTTACCTCCTATTCCTGGTTCAGCTCCTTCTGTTTTGATCCCAAGAGCGAACCCTTTCGATCTCCCCTATGACCCACAAGAAGAAAGACCCAATTTAACTGGAGACAGCTTTCATGAAGAATTTATGAATGTTATACAAAAAGATATATTTTGTCGACAtgaaagtttttgttatggatccACTTCATACTTAGGAGGGCTCAAGCAAGATAAATCTGATAATAATATCAGGTCTTACTCGGTAATCGAAGACATGGGATCGCCGGAGCAAAGACCAATGGGTGCACCAAGTGATTCTACGTCGAGTTTAGGTACTGAGGTAGAATTGCGATCTTTGGTTCCAGATCAGGAAGATGAAATGAAGCCAATTGAAGAACAATCAGCTCAAGAGTGTGAGTTGATGCCACCCATCGATCAGTCGGCTAATTTTGTTGAAGGAACAACTCAATCCCCTGAAGCAGATGTGGTGGAAATTCATCCAGAAGAAAGAAGTGAAGCTTACATGAAACCTGATATTGTTGAAGAGAAATACATTGGATTGAGttcatcctcttcatcttcatcatctgagTTTAGCAAAAATGAAATTCAGTCACAGGCTATAGAACTCAATAGAGATGATTCAGCGCTGAATGATTATGATCCCAAGAGTGGTATGACAGTGAAAGTCAAGGACAATAGTCAACCCTACGAATCAGTATATGATTCTAGTCCATCTGCAATTGAAAAGAGGACAATCGAAGAATCATTGTTTTGTGAGGATAAAGGGGTAGTTCTTACCTCTGTTTTATCAATAGCTTCTGACATGCAAGTAGAGGTATCAGAAGCGAATTCACCttcagcttcatcagaaagaaaTACTGCATTTACAGATGAAGAACTTCTAAACTACAATGAGAATGTCCGAAGTTGTAACAGCTCTGTCGGTGAAGATCTGTGGGCAGCTTCACCAGACCTGCATACAGTGGAtgaaattgaatcaaaatcgaacGGAGTCACAGAAATTAGCGACCTCGCTGTCATAAATGCAGGACTTTTTGGAGCTTGTACTACTGATGCCAATACCGGAATTCCCATCGAGCAACAACCAGTGCTTAATCCTGTTAACTCCAACCCACCTCCTTGTCCTTCAGAGACTGAATCGAACATTGAAGGTTTGGTGAGTCAAGCTTCGTCTTCAAGTACCGAACCGGAGGTAGTTGCACGAGTTCCTCAAGTGGATTGGAAAGAGAATGTGGCACCAATAGCTTCTAGTTCCTCTGCGAGACAACTTCCACATGAAAGTTTGATAGTTCAACCATCCAGGGATGGTGATCATCACAATGAAGCACAG GAACCACCTATCAGTTCTAGCAAAGAACACAGTTTCACAGACCCATTAGCAGTTGATTCCAAAACAAATTCAGCATTACTTGAAGAACCAAGTATGCAAGGTTCGGTGAATCAAAGTCCATCGTCTAATGCTGTAAAGGAGCTGCATAGTCAAGTCTATAAATTGAATTTGGAGGAGACTGCCGACACAACAGCTGCTACTTCATCGCTCGCACAGCCATCTCTTGAAAACTTAACGAATCAGACATCTGTGGATGGGAATCATCTTGATGAAAAACAG GAAGTGTCTTTCAAGTCTACAGATGTACAggaagtatctttcaagtctacAGAGGATGAAAACACTATCAAGAATGTGAAGGATCCACCAGCTGTCGAGTCGTACCCAACTTCCTCTCTGATGTGTGAACCGTTAACTGATAACCAGAACTCATTATCAAGTACCGAGCCAGAGATGCATAACCATGTTGAGCAATTGGTCCTGGAGGAGAATGTTGAACCAAATCCTTCTAGTTCTTCACTTTCACAAGTTCCACCCGAAGAATTTGTCTATCAGCCGCCCATAAATAATGAGCATCATGAAGAAGCAAAG GAACCATCCACCAAGCCTATGGAAGAAGGAGATATCAGCAAGGATGTGAATGACTCAATATCAACTGATTTCAAATCAACTTCATCAGTGGGTGAACCGATAAAGGAGGAAATGATGAATGAGAGCTCATCTTCAGCTGTCGAAGCAGAGATAATGAGCAATCAAGTTCATTTATTGAATTTGGAGGAAAATGTGGATCCAGAAGCTTCTAGTTCATCAGTTTCACAGCTTCCATCTGAAAAATCGGTCGTGCACCCATCCATGAACAATGATCATCACGAGGAAACAATG GAATCACCCATCATTTCAACAAAAGAAGGAGATATCATCAAGGATGTGAATGACTCGGTATCAACTGATTCCAAATCAACTTCATCGGTGGATGAACCGATAAAGGAGGGAGTGATGAATGAGAACTCATCTTCAGCTATCGAACCAGAGATAATGAGTTATCAAGTTCATTCTTTGAAGTTGGAGGAGAATGTAGACCCAGGAGCTTCTAGTTCTTCAGTTGAACAGCTTCCATCTGAAAAATCGGTTCACCCATCCATGAACAATGATCATCACGAGGAAACACAG CAGCCATCCATCATTTCAACAGAAGAAGGAAATCTCTCAAAACGTTACCAACATGGTATGCACCCGGTAACAACCGACTCTCATTCTACTTCATCTGTAATGAATGAACCAATAAAGGAGGGTTTGATGAATCGTGACCCGTCGTCAAGTGCGGAAAAAGATATGCATAACCAAGATCTGCAATTGAATTTGGTGGAGAGTGGAGAACAAACGGTTTCTGGGTCTTCACTTACCCATTTTCCAGTTGAAAATTCAATGGTTCAGACGTCCGTGGACAGTGATCACCCTGAAGCTGCACAG GAATCCTCTATGCAGTCCCCCGAGGAAGATAATATCATCAACGATGTGAAGGATCGAATAATAGTTGAAGAGGAGAAATCAAAGTCAGTCAAAGATGCTGAAGGAGATAACCAGGAGTTGATTGAACGTCAGGTGGACTTGCCAGAAACAGCAGTGACACCGTTAATAAAGGAGCAAGCTTTTGAAGCAAATCAAAATTTCGAACAAAAAGTGGCCGAGCTAGCACCCAAAAGTGAACTAGATTCATCGGGTGTTATCTTTACCGATGATCATCTTAATGAGGAAGAAACTAGGAAGACAACAGATAGTGGAACAATACAGgagaaagatgttgaagcagaTCGTTACCCAGAAAAGGATACTTCTACGCGTCTGCATGATGAGCAATTAACAGTTACGTTAACGCCTGAAACAAAAGTAGAATCTGTTATGGTTAGTTTTTCTGCTGATCATCTTAACCATGGAGGAAGGAATAAGACAATGGAGACTGCAACAACACAGAAGCAAGATGTTGACGGGAATCTAGACCAAGAACATGAAATGTCTAAGCTTCTGCACAATGATCAAAAAGTTGGTCAAGCTTCAGAGGAAAAGATACAAGAAGAATCTAGTACCGTTGGCTCAGCCAATTATCATGCTGATCAAGGAAGTCATATGATGACATCAGAGGGTGCAACAGTACAGAGTCAAGATTTTGGGGGCCATGTCAACTTAGAAAACAAATCATCCAACCATTTGCATGATGTAAAGGAAGTACTTCAGCTGCAACCAGAGATAGCAGTAGAATCTGGTAGAGTTAGCTCTTCGGTTGTTCATACTAATGATCAAGAAAGTAAAAAGATAACAGATAATGTAGCAACCCAGGAGCAAGGTACTGACGCAAATTGTGATCAAGAAAGTCATGAAACAATGGAGCATGGGGCACAACAGAGTCAAGATTCTGAAGCAGATCAAGGTAAGGAAAAGGAAAGTACCGGGCATTTGCATAATGAAGACGTTCAGCTAAAACCAAATACAACGAGAGAATCTGGTGCGGTTAGCTCTGCTGATCATTCTAACGAGCATACGAGTTATGAGAAGACGGAGAGTGGGACACAATCAAAGCAACCTTTtgttgcaaatcctgatttagaAAAAGAAACTTCCGAGGATTCGCACAATGGACAACAAGCAGGTTGTCTAAAACCAGAGACAAAGTTAGAATCTAGTAATCTTAACTTAGATCATGGGAGTTCTAAACTTCTGGAAGCAATGGAAAGCGACTTCAATCAGAATACAGAATCAGCTTATAATGAAAATCATCAGCATTTAGTGAAGGAAATAGCTTCAGATGATCTGGAAAACGAAGTTGCAACTCATCAGCCGCAAAAACCAGGTTCAACAACCAGTGCTAACATTGTTGATCATCATGACACCTATGGCCATGAAGATTCTAATCAAAAGAGTAATGCTGAGAGCGGGTCAGTGGAGAAGAAATTAGCGTTTGGAGGAAATCTACCGCTAAAAAACATTATTTTTAAGAATctgattgaagaagaagtttggtTAACACCTAAAACAACATTAGAAGCCATCACTCCCAGAGCACCAATAACACCGAAAGCAGCTGAATTGGAACTTCATTATCATCGGAATCATTCTAATGATCACGGAGCAAGTTGTAACATTCCAGAAATGATGGAGAACAGAACTCGAGAAGAAACACATGAACCTTCTAAACCTCTGCAGGTTACAGAAGTAGTAACCGTAGAATCTGTTGATCATGGTAGTGAAAATCAAGATTTTGATGAAAAAGATACCTCCAAACCTCGGCGAAATGAACATGATATTCATCATCCGCAGCAGGTAACAGCAGACAAAATAAAATTCGAATCTGGTGAACATGCAATGAGTTCTGTGATGGAAACTGGACCTGCAAAGAAGGAGCTGAGGTTTGAACCAAATAATTTAAGAAATATGATCTACAAGAATcttcaacaagaagaagaagtttggTTAACACCTAGAACAGAAGCTGATCATTATCATAATTATCAGCATGATAATGAAAGTTCCAATGTCCAAACAAATACTAGTACACCGACAATGAGAAAGACCGAGAGCGATTCAGCGGAGGCAGAGAAGAAAGTAGATTTTGATGAAGGTAATCATCATCCTCAAGAAAATGAAGCAAGTGATTCTAAAACCTTGGATTGTCATGAGAATGTAGTTGATGAAAGTTCCAATGTCCAAACAAGTGCTAGTACACCGACAATGAGAAAGACCGAGGGCGATTCAGAAGCGGCAGAAAAGAAAGTAGATTTTGATGAAGGTaatcataattctcaagaaaatGAAGCAAGTGATTCTAAAACCTTGGACGATCATGAGGATGTAGTTGATGAAAGTTCCAATGTCCAAACAAGTATTAGTACACCGGCAATGAGAAAGACCGGGGGCGATTCAGAAGCGGCAGAGAAGAAAGTAGATTTTGATGAAGGTAATCATCATCCTCAAGAAAATGAAACAGTTGATTCTAAAACCTTGGACTATCATGAATATGTAGTTGATGAAAGTTCCAATGTCGAAACAAGTACTAGTACACCAACAATGAGAAAGACCGAGGGCGATTCAGAAGCGGCAGAGAAGAAAGTAGATTTTGATGAAGGTAATCATCATCCTCATGAAAATGAAACAATCGATGCTAAAACCTTGGACTATCATGAAAATGTAGTTGATGAAAGTTCCAATGTCGAAACAAGTACTAGTACACCGACAATGAGAAAGACCGAGGGCGATTCAGAAGCGGCAGAGAAGAAAGTAGATTTCGATGAAGGTAATCATCACCCTCAAGAAAATGAAACAATTGATTCTAAAACCTTGGACTATCATGAAAATGTAGTTGATGAAAGTTCCAATGTCGAAACAAGTACTAGTACACCGACAATGAGAAAGACCGAGGGCGATTCAGAAGCGGCAGAGAAGAAAGTAGATTTCGATGAAGGTAATCATCACCCTCAAGAAAATGAAACAATTGATTCTAAAACCTTGGATTGTCATGAGAATGTAGTTGATGAAAGTTCCAATGTCCAAACAAGTACTAGTACACTGGCAATGAGAAAGAACGAGGGAGATCCAGCAGCCGCAGAGAAGAAAGTAGATTTTGTTGAAGGCAATCATCATCCTCAAGAATATGAAACAAGTAATTCCAAAAccttggattatcatgaaaatcatgaaaatatagtCGATGACAAGAATGCCAATTCTACTACCAGTACTATTGTTAAGAAAAGCATGGATGAAtga